The following is a genomic window from Clostridium sp..
AAGTAAAGGCTGTGGAGGATCTTTTTGAAAGAGCAGGGATTCAATATGAAATTCCTGAGGATATGAAAAAATCAATGTGGTACAAATTTATGATAAATGTTGGAATAAACCAGACATCAGCAGTACTTGGAGCAACTTATGGATTGTTCCAGAATAATGACAATGCAAGAAAATTTATGGAATCTGCCATGTGGGAAGTAATAAGATTGTCTCAAAAAGCTGGAGCCAATTTAAATGGAAATGATATCAAAAAGTGGTATGAAGTACTGGACACAATGCCTAAAGACAGCGGGACATCCATGTTTCAGGACATCAAATATGGAAGGGATACCGAGGTTGATATGTTTGCTGGTACTGTATGTGAATTGGGGGAGAAATACAATGTGGACACTCCGGTAAATAATACACTTTTAAATATAATAAAAGTAATTGAGAAGACTAAAGTACTGGCTTGTAAAGATTATTAATATAAAATTTAGTAGTGGATTTGGAGATAATTATGTTGGTAGATAATATAAGAGGTAATACATTTTACCTTGATACGGGAATATCAGATGTATCTTTTTACAAAATTGATGACAATGAAATTATAATGCTTGATTCGGGAATGGCTCACGGTGGAAGAAATATAATAGATGAATTTCTTAAAAAAAGCGGATACAAGGTTGCCGGCATAATATGTACACATGCACATATAGACCATGTAGGAAATAATACATATTTGAAGGAAAAATACGGATGTTATGTTGCCATGCCATATTATGAAGCATTTACCTGCAGCTCGGTAGTTGGACTAAAGGTTTACTATGGTTCATTGACATTATCTGAAGTTGAAAAACATTTTGGACATATGGTATGTAAAACCGATATTATGATTTCCGACAGTCAAAATTCAGTGTCCTTATGCGGTGTGGAATTTAAAGTTGTGCATACTCCGGGGCACAGTCCAGGGCATATATGCATTGTTACACCGGATGATGTAGGATATCTGGGAGATGCCCTTATAAGCCATGATGTTATGAAAAGTGCCAAAATGCCATATGCCTATATGCTGAAGCAGGATCTGGAAAGCAAAATGAAGCTTTATGATTTACACTGCAGCGATTATATATTGTCACATAAAGGTGTATATGATAATATTACGGGGCTTATAGAGGATAATATATACTTTTATAAAAATAGAGCCATGAATATATTAAGAAATATGGATGGAGCCATGAAATTGGAGGATATTTTCAGTACTGTTGTAAAAGACTTTAATATTCCTATAAACAGCATCTATAAATATAATGTAATAGAGAGGATGCTGGTTTCATATCTTGAGTATCTTGAAGAGGTGGGACTTATAAAGCAGGATGTATATGATAAAGAACTCAAGTATTCGAGAATTTAATTTGTATTAATTTTAATTACAGATTGGAGCGGCGATGACGTATAAAATTTATGATTTTGATGATTGTGAAATTAAAACAATTGGAACTGATGATATAAATATTATATCTGAATTTTGTAGAAGGTGCAGTGATTATTATGTAATGCATGGAGGAATTGAAGCTTCAAGGAGAGATGTTGAGGAAATATTTGAAGAGTTGCCGCCAGGTAAAGATTATGGAGATAAATTTGTTTTTGGAATATTTAAGAATAATAAACAGCTTGTAGGTATTGTTGACATTGTGAAGGATTTTCCTGTTTCCACACAGTGGATGCTTGGATTAATGCTTATTGATCCAATGGAAAGAGGTAGAGGTCTTGGCAGAATGGTACATTTTAGATTAACAGAATGGGCGGTCAATCTTGGGGCTGGGTCCTTTAGAATTGGTGTTATCGATAAGAATGTCAAGGGAATTGGTTTCTGGAAGAGTTTGGGTTACAGAGAAATAAGGAAGGGAAAAATTCAGTTAAAAGATAAGACAAATCAATTGTATGTAATGGTGCTCAATTTATAGATGAAATAGTGAGAGAGGCGGAGGGACTTGGTCCTATTGTGCCCGCCAACGATGAAAAGCGGATATAAATTTATGGCGGCACTGTTTATACAATATCTAAGTCCGCTTTCCATATATAATTTTGCCGTTTCTAACCAGGTATACAACCCTCCCTATGCTTACCCTTCCATCATTGGATTTTATTTCAACTTTTATTCCTCTTGGATGATCATGTTTTGTAAGTTTACGAACAACAACTCCAAAAGTTAAATCTTCTATTTTAGATGCAGATCTCTGCATTGACTTTTCACAGATATATACTGTATCACCTATATTGATGGAATTTACAAGTTTACATTCATTAGATCTGTCTTTAAAATAATCTTTTTCCATATGTATTCACCTCAGCTCAGCTATACTTATTTTCATATTAAGATAAGTATAGCAGACTTGGGGATGAAATGATATTATTTTAAGATATGAGGCTTATGGTGGTGCTTTGTTTCCAATCTTAAACAACAAAATATCATCTTTCATGCGTTTGCCCTGAAGAAAATTTAAGTTTTTCTTGACAAAAAATTATAAACACTATATTATAATAGATAAATTGCAAATAATTAAATATTTAATTTCTTATCAAGAGAGGCGGAGGGACTGGCCCTATGATGCCCGGCAACCTGGATGTATATTATATATGTTCAATGGTGCCAATTCCAGCA
Proteins encoded in this region:
- a CDS encoding DUF2196 domain-containing protein, whose amino-acid sequence is MEKDYFKDRSNECKLVNSINIGDTVYICEKSMQRSASKIEDLTFGVVVRKLTKHDHPRGIKVEIKSNDGRVSIGRVVYLVRNGKIIYGKRT
- a CDS encoding MBL fold metallo-hydrolase; its protein translation is MLVDNIRGNTFYLDTGISDVSFYKIDDNEIIMLDSGMAHGGRNIIDEFLKKSGYKVAGIICTHAHIDHVGNNTYLKEKYGCYVAMPYYEAFTCSSVVGLKVYYGSLTLSEVEKHFGHMVCKTDIMISDSQNSVSLCGVEFKVVHTPGHSPGHICIVTPDDVGYLGDALISHDVMKSAKMPYAYMLKQDLESKMKLYDLHCSDYILSHKGVYDNITGLIEDNIYFYKNRAMNILRNMDGAMKLEDIFSTVVKDFNIPINSIYKYNVIERMLVSYLEYLEEVGLIKQDVYDKELKYSRI
- a CDS encoding GNAT family N-acetyltransferase, whose product is MTYKIYDFDDCEIKTIGTDDINIISEFCRRCSDYYVMHGGIEASRRDVEEIFEELPPGKDYGDKFVFGIFKNNKQLVGIVDIVKDFPVSTQWMLGLMLIDPMERGRGLGRMVHFRLTEWAVNLGAGSFRIGVIDKNVKGIGFWKSLGYREIRKGKIQLKDKTNQLYVMVLNL